TCTACAGTAATAGCTAGGAAATAAATATTGGTCAATAGTGGGCCAATAACAATTATATTATGACTTAATTTATAGACAAATCCAAACAATATCTTAGTGGAAGTGTCAATTAATCATTTCATCGTACTGGCGTATCCTCAATCATTAACGTACATAATTTAATCATTGCATGGATCTTTGGGGGTATTTTATCTCTTCCAATTAATCATTATTTTATCAAGAATTTCTTTTGTTGACCCCTTAAGTTTTCTATCTTGCAGGAAATATTGTCTCGTTTATTGTTTTTCTCTCTCCACTGTAAGTTAGCTGTTGCCCGTATtcgttttactttattttatacgGTGTGTTTGCTCTAGACTATAGTCAGAAGCGAAGCTATGTTAGCCATGGTCAACTGATCACCATTCTCCGAAAAATTATATtacgtataaggtaaaatattacttattattgattaaaaatagattttgaaCACCCTTGTATAGGCCAATGGTAAAGGGTGTtaaaaatttgaacacccttattaaatttttttctattattaCTATAGTCATTTGAGTAATTGCATACTTATTCACTTGTAGCCCTACATTTTATAAAATTTACAAGAAGAAATCAACAGAAGGCTATCAATCAATTCCGTATGTGATTGCTCTATTCAGTTCCATGCTTTGGATATACTATGCATTTCTCAAGACCAACACGACCCTTCTCATCACTATAAACTCCTTTGGGGTCTTCATTGAAACTATTTACGTTGGTTTTTACCTTTTCTACGCACCAAAGAAAGCCAGGGTAAGtttttcaagagttacttttgtCTCTCtctttaattatttctctcttaatacgaagaaagaaaaggaataaTTTGTCACAGTCTGATAAACGCAGATCCAAACAGTGAAGATGCTTCTTTTAACagtggttggtggatttggtGCAATTATCCTCATTGCTCAGTTTCTATTCAAAGGTGTCGCTCGTGGGCAAGTGGTTGGATGGGTTTGCCTTGTTTTCTCCTTATGCGTGTTTGCAGCAGCTAAAGAAGAGAAGCTGCCCAAGCTGCAAACTGTGCAGGCCTAAGACTTTGTGAACCTTTAAGTTTACATGCACCATCTgtattactccctccatttcaatttatgtgaatccatTTGACTggcacggaatttaagaaaagatAGAAGACATTTaaatttgtggtgtaaaatgaggcacatatattttatgtggctataaatcattgcataaaggtaaattgtttccaaatagggaaataggtcattcttttttgcacggactaaaaagaaaataggttcacataaattgaaatggagggagtattatGTCAACAAATTAAAATTTCCACTGTATTAATTGATATTCTGAGTTCGCCTCTGGTAATGCTTCCCATCATAGGATCGAATTTGATGGGAATTGGGTATATGTTGTGTCATAATTAAGTttgtgtatacggtcgaaattgatttcggccttcgtacgtctGATCAAGATGGAAACATAGTGGACCGAAGaaagtcttcataatatcgagatgggaTCCAAAAAGGCACAAACGAGCTTCAAGTTTCAGGGACAGGTCAAATACCGAGCTCCAAGTTATTATCGAGCTCGGatccgaatcgaactatgataAGATATGATGGAATCGAGCTTAAGGGCCAGATGCCTGCCAATACCGAGCCCAAGTCATTATCGGACCCCGAGTCGGCATCAATATCAAACCCGCATCGAGCTTTAAAACTGGAAACCGACCAATACtaagtccgatcaagatcgagctcatagacaagagccgttgcagccGTACTAAGGGAGAGAATATCGACGGGGAATAgagaaaagctgatttatcatgggttccccactatgtatttttaattatatctaaagtaggatcccacACTATAAAAAGGAtggctatattttttttaaagcatCAAGTTTTGCATACATTGTAACTCAGTTATCATACACTCCCATATTGAAGAATTGTCCttttttagcttcatagattgattcatcttgcttaatctataaatcatcctcttttcaactttgcttatttttcactttttacagtcaatattcgatatttctatttactcttacgatttgtgtcaagttataccacatactcttagaactacatacaaattcaactctatccatttttctggtaaacagtttggcgcccactgtggggctaaggataacagtggttatttgatatgaATCCACAAAACACGCCATTTTATGCTTGTTTccggaagtgtctttgatttcgaATTAGCAACGACGAGCTATCAATTAAATGGCCTTTCcttatcgacaacgaagctggtcttcaagGTGAGAATAACAACTTGACGCCCAGGACCGAAAGGCCGCTTGTCGACGTCGTTGGAGCTCGAGTCAAAGTGCCACTAGAcattaattcgcatgtggccattgaggcaaacctacattctgaacctgaaaatagcattcatagTGGCAttcgatctgcagctcgagataaCCATAACATCGAGGAAAACggcgtcagcttgcgtatgattttcgaaatattgcaagctcaacaggcagcaatagctcagttgcagagtcaaacccagataccgagcaggccggagcccagtccaccccgagaaatcacccacagaacggaaccaGCTATAGTAAGATCAAATGAGCAAGGAGAAATTTcgtatgcccgagattcctaaatataacggaactaccgaccccaacgaacatgtcacctcttacacatgtgacATTAAAGGGAACAACCTAgaggacgatgaaatcgaatccgtattattgaagaaattcggtgaaaccctgtcaaagggagcaatgatatggtatcataatttaccatctaattatatcaattcttttgctatgcttgcagattccttcgtaaaagctcacgccggggccataaaggtcgagaccaagaagtcggacctgttcaaggtaagacaaaaggataacgagatgctaagggagttcatatctcgttttcaaatggaacgaatggatctgccaccagtcacagacgattgggttatTCAGGATTTCACttaaggtttgaacgaacgaagttcgacggcttcatggcggttgaagcataacctgatcacggtggcgtcgatacccctcaagGGTCGGTGCTTAAACTCACTAAGACATCGGTTATACGAGAAAAGCAacctcgaactcaggattacatATCCATAGGGACcttgtcctttaatgatgaagatgcagaaggaatcatgcaacctcacaatgatgcactggtaatattcgtacttatgaataaaactaaagttaagcgtgtgttaattgatccaggtagctcgacaaCATTATTATATCGAAGGTTGTagaacagctcggtctacaagaccaggtcgtacccgcaaccatggttctaaacggattcaacatggcatgtgaaaccaccaaaggcgagataattcttcCAATAAACGTGGTCGGGACCATCTAGGAAACGAAGTTTcacgtaatcgaaggcgacatgcggtacaacgccctttttggaaggccatgaatccacaatatgagagttgtaccttcgaccctccaccaggttcttaaatttccaacatcggagggagtcaaaacagtgtacggagaacaaccggccgcaagagaaatgtttATTGTCGAAGAAGCAATTCCGATATCCTCACATTTGTCAACAAAGGGGTCGGACTCAAAAGGGGAACgagatgccaaatagcaatcacagacgtcAGCTTCAACCCAACTAGAAAATCAGaagattgatgaagatgatgatcaaaggatccctcgatccttcgtggtccccgatgattccgacgttacccaatcaacgattgaagaattggagcaagtcatactaatcgagcatttgcccgaacgaaaggtatacctgggaacgggattaacccccgaactcaggaaaagacttattcaatttcttaccGATAACacagattgttttgcttggttgcatttagatataacagggatcccaccggatataacgatgcatcggctaagcctgggCCCTAGGTTCAAactggtgaagcaaaagagaagaccccaatccgaggtaaagcacgcattcataaaggacggggtaactaaacttctcaaaatagggtccattcgggaggtaaaatacaccgaatggttagccaatgtagttgtagtgcctaaaaaagggagCAAACTTaaaatgtgtgtagattataaggatctaaataaggcatgccccaaagattcttttccgctgcctaacatcgatcacatgatcgatgccatggccggccacgagatccttacttttctcctATTCCGGGTATattcaaatccaaatgaacccggaggaccgagAAGAAACTTCATTCATCACCAAGtatggaaaatatttttataatgtaatgccatacgggctaaaaaatgcaggagctacttaccaacgcctagtaaataaaatatttgaagagTATATAGGTAAAtcgatggaagtttatattgatggcatgctagttaagtccctgcgtgcagaggaccatttagcTCATTTGTAGGAAACATTCGAAATCTtaaggaaatataacatgaagctcaaccccgagaaatgtacttttggggtcggttcgggcaagttccttggcttcatggtatcaaatcgggggatcaaaatcaaccccgacaaaatcaaggccatcgaagacatcaccatcataGACAATGTAAaagccgtgcagaggctaacCGGAAGGATAGCTGCCGTAGGCCAATTTATTTCGAAGTCGTCGGATCGAAGCCAtcgatttttctctctactcaaaagaagaacgatttcgcctggaccccggaatgccaataggcattagaggaattgaagcaatacctatcgagcccaccgctgcttcacactccgaaggcagatgagaaactttacttatacttggAGGTATCAgaaatagcggtaagtggtgtcctaattcgagaagagcaaggtatgcaattttctgtttattatgtaagtcgaaccttaggggaagcagaaactagatagagaaattggcactagcactgataagcg
This DNA window, taken from Nicotiana tabacum cultivar K326 chromosome 4, ASM71507v2, whole genome shotgun sequence, encodes the following:
- the LOC107777195 gene encoding bidirectional sugar transporter SWEET11-like, yielding MAISGHWAFAFGVRGNIVSFIVFLSPLPTFYKIYKKKSTEGYQSIPYVIALFSSMLWIYYAFLKTNTTLLITINSFGVFIETIYVGFYLFYAPKKARIQTVKMLLLTVVGGFGAIILIAQFLFKGVARGQVVGWVCLVFSLCVFAAAKEEKLPKLQTVQA